The following nucleotide sequence is from Mytilus galloprovincialis chromosome 12, xbMytGall1.hap1.1, whole genome shotgun sequence.
TTGTTTGCTCTTaaatttgagtgtgaattcatatTAGTATACCGTGTCTACGGTATTTTTCTATCCCGAATTCATGAATTTAGTTTTgatgatatattgttattctcatcggatttttctaatgcttagttcgtttctgtgtgtgttacagtttaatgttgtgtcgtcattctcctcttatatttaatgcgttcccTGTTTTTCGGTGTGCtccccggatttgttttttttctctatcgatttatgagttttgaatatcggtatacaactgttgcctttgtttatttGTATGATTGTTCCCATACATATTTTACCAAAACGCTTAAATGTATACGTTTCAATTGTTACACTAAATATCAGTTTCGGTAAGCATTGGTTTCCTAAAATCTAAAATTGGAAACAACAAGATTAATTTAAAGTATCAGATCAAATaacatattaatgaatttattaaGCGTggtaacctatatatatatataaataatttcgaatgtcggtggttttctccgggaaCACCGGATTCCTCCACCATtaaaaactgactgccacaaAAAAAGCCCCAAAAAGTTGTGCTTATAAGAGGCGTTAACACACCAAcaattaataaatgaatgaatgaatgaatgaatcaatCAATTTCCAAATGTTCTTCCCCATAATCCAACTCGAATTTAAAgcaattttttctatttcaacattTGATCGAATACGGCAGAAATATACTAGGAACATAACTATAAACCATAATATAAGCAACCGAAAACCGACCATAAGGTTTTAGAAATGAGAAAAACATGACCTAATTCTAACTCAATTATGTCCATGATAGATGAGATAAAAGTATTTGTACTTTATCACTTTACAACATGAATTAAAATAagcaaaacaatatcaaaattttacaATTCACTAATAAATCTGACACGATTTCATGTTTATAGACACATTATGTTGCATTTTAAAGTTGGGTTTTTTCAGAGAACCTAGATGAATTTTAGTAGaggtaaaatttgaaatgaaacgaaaaatcaaaaaaaaaatcaaatcggaGAGTCACGTTCCAgagaaaaaacacatcaaacgaatggaaaacaactgttaacTTGATagtaataaattatataataattcaatcattttgttttcgaAATCCCCTCCTACATTTAAACTAACATATGATGAAACGCATGCACAGAAAAATATGTATCTTTCTTTAGATAATTACATGGCGAAATAACTCATACAAGAgaaatataaatatcttttatGATCTTCCGTATCATCATCACCGTCGTCTTCACGTAATGACCACTTATATGATGCCAGTACCAATGATCTCTAGATGGCCTGTTTAGAGAACTATTAGAACAGCTTTTAAACCACCATGGTCCTTCATTCTTGGCGCAGCTGAGACTGTGTAAATCATTATCCCTGTCAACAGTACTGAATTTCATTCCGTTGTGGTAGCTCAACGAATCTccttaaattgaaatatatattacgTCGTTTATATTCCaagaataaaacatgaaaaaatttgCCTGACCGTTGACGATATCATTTGCACACTAAACACGTCAACATTTTTTCGTATGTAAAATATGTTACCGTAAGTGTAGTTGTATCTTCAAGTTCATCGGAGTATgtgtagtttatttttttcttcaagaaaCTGCTTTTGTTGAGTCAGTCAGTAATGACCATTCATTTTATTGCAATGTTGCTTTACATAGTGTGTATGCTTAGGATTGAAATTTTACTAACTATCGTGCATGTTGACAATATTAGTCTCTGCCATAATGCACGAGGACAGAACATTTAAAAATCCCAAACACAATACAAGTGATGaagaaatgataataaaaaaaactgaaattagaGCGAAACTCgacaagaaaatataaatatatagaatcGTAATTCAATTGgaagaaacatatttattaaataacaatATTAATGTAAAGAGACAATTATTATATTCCGTTTAAATTGAGCTTGAATTATGATGTTGCATTGTTAACAACAATGGTCTTACCTGCATCACCGCTATAACCTCCAATCGTCAGCTTGTACTGTGAGGCTGCATCTCCAACAACAAATGTCGTGTATGTAGCATATTTCTTATTGTTCTTCTTATCAGTGAGATTTATTCTCAGCTCGTATGTACCACTGGACGTCAAACGGTGTACATGTTTGTTGccttaataattacattaaatgtatgtatcattataatacgttattttaATTGGCTAACATCAATCTCGCGTTAttttgaaattaacatttatttctaaatgaaTTATTTATAACATTCCTGATTACACAcgtttccacaataaagtgcacggGTAAATAAAAGAAGAACTTGATTgtaatcgtgttttcatgatcatatacatgtagcgaaaaaaatgtaattataagtattgaatgcttcttttagtaatttcataTGGATGTAAAATTgttgaccgtgcacacattttaagcttcatataaaatgtagttcgatcaacgcttttacatcccaatgAATTTAcgaaaaagaaacattcaattttttaaaaaagaCGTATAACCATGAACAAGTTGTTTTCATACATatgttacaattaaaaacatcGTTTTGAGTATATGACAGGCGTTAACGTGAGACGAATTGATGAACTTTATAGGTTGTTTATAGTTATTCGATAATGATAGCCTTACTGGCAACATTTCAAACAAATAGTGAATCAGAACATGTCACCTGTTCCAAGTTACAagattgctacatgtatgcatatttatttttcacactaatgatagtaaaaaaaagatcgttttctaaaaaaaaataataaatctatCCAATTATCGACATCGCttataatgaaatacaaaaatgttgGTCGGGAGAACTGACATCGAAGACGCTTTAATCGTATGTTATAATACTTATTggttatatgttttaaatatacatACCAAGCCAATATTCTCCATTGACGTTACCGAAACCATTTTCACATTCAGTCCAATTTCTCTGGAAGTTAACGGAATCGTCATATCTTTTCTGGATAATCTTCAAAGAAGTTATGAGATAAGATATTTAAACTAAAATATCAAGCAAAAACAATAGATTTAAATATGTAATGAAACTCATTCCTATCGACATTTTGCCATCAACCACAATTTACAAAATGTAACAGAATTCAGAAAATCAgattgttaatgtttttttttttaattctaatgtcGTTTGAAAGATCTTATTATGCACTGTCTTTTTGAAAGTTTTGATATGAGTAAACAACTCATCAGTAAACTGACAGATTGTGTTGTGTGTTTTcttgtatactagtatacaatttAATGATAAACTGAGAAGAGAGTTAAGGCCCCTAATGGGTGTCTTTTATATCAGTATAAAGACGTAACAATACGCATCAAAGATTTgatttatttagataaaaaatatttgatattcttAATGTGATTtgtaatacataaatataatttacaacCCTTAATGAACtttgtttgacctttttatgtTATTAGAGTCATATGAAAccgcaaattaaaaaaatgattcagatgttttttttataactaaatggatagttttcattataaaacttatgtacacatacttttttctgaagacaAATTTAGAAGAAGCAATTCACTgtcatattttccgtatgcaagtgaCCTCTGCATGACACTTCTTTGTAGAAAGTTCTTTTATTTGTCCAAATTTAGAAGAAGTAATTAactgacatattttccgtatgcaagtgaCCTTTGCAtgacccttctcgtaaaaatcctGTGATAGCAGTTCGCATTtgtctgtcattgaaataaactattatctgattgtacatatTATACATGTTCTCAATATCCATTCTTcgttgttgattgtttactataaggcggtaatcggtaaactacggcttaTAAATACGACAATtgattagctgccatattttcacaccataacagacagagaaaaaaaattgacgattatacgatatgtttGCGTAAAAAAAGATACAATTGTGCACTggagactaagtttatgatatatacatgtattgttgcaagaatttcatatgactttaatatacTTATCGGACAAACAATTATCAAATTTAATTATGTTTTCAGATTTCTTATCATTCTTTATGTAGTATATTAAACATGCAATATCGAAAGACAGTAGGAgtttaattttctttgttttgaacCGCTCGCACTTATTCTATTGTTTAATATATACTCATAACATAATACAAAATTCTAGAATATATAGAAACAGACTTCAAAGTGAGCCTGGCGAGAACAGTTTGCTCTACATTGATATCATATTTGAAAAAGTACGCACTGTCCATCCCCCACCGTCTGTATCCATATCACAATAAGCTTTTACTCCTTCTGTTTTCTTAGGGAATATTTGGTAGACACCTGAGGTTGCTTTATATTTCTTAATCTCAGTGCAGTCCTTTGAAGACATTCCACATATCCCTGCAATTTATTGaacgtatttattttcatttttattcttctttttgtaaacaaaaattatagATATCTAGagtttctttatctttttttcttatctttttttcttctgtctttcttttttaccttcataataataaaaagacattTTGACATAATAAAAAGTCGATGTGTTTTAATTACCTTTGACTTCATGTTTTAACAGCCTGACTATCCTTGAAATTTCCTTTTCGCCACGAGACTCTATAAAATTAATATGCAAAATGTTAGCCAAATCTGTTGATTCATTATTACTCAATTTAAGCATGCTTGTGTATGCCTTTTGTTGAGAAGTAAATTTACATAAACACATTGCATTGCCTTTTTTGAACAAATTCCTGAAATAAAGCCTCTCCATCAACGACTTGAGTATATTCAGTCGTGTCTactgaaatgtttattttttttatattgttcccATTGTTGTTACCACAATTCCGTCCTCTATTCACAACGACGGGAGACACTTTTGGAGTTGAATGCTGTATTGTTAGTCTTATATTTTCTTACTGTGATATTTCCAGTTTGTTTTACCTCTGAACTTAAATAGCCTTTTGTGTCATTCGAACATTCGGGAAAGTTCTTTTTATATTCTGGTATCTTTCCCCTCTGTTTTAAACCGTCAACCTTTTCTCTAACTTACATTCGCAACTAAATATTAATATGGTGTCTGATGAATAACACTAACACTACCGATTGTTTACACCGGATGCTAGCATATAATTTCATAAGATATTAGCTTGAAATTATATGAACACGTCGCAGAGCTGTTTACATGTATACGCAGGATGGAGCTAATCCCAAACTGTTTTTAATAATAAACATTATATTTGTGAAAGTATGGAATGATTTGCTGCAAGACTTCTGATACATTTCGGGTTATAATAAAAATTGTTACTATTTCAATTAATGGGTCGTCAGTGGTGTTCgttatgacatttctttttatcATCCACAGCCTAACACTGTTTCTATTTCTAGTGCAAAGACTTCTTTACGTTTGCTCTGATGCAATATTTCAATTTGTTGATCTACTTTTCCTATGTATAAACCTCTAAGgaaaatatgtatattatatatatatatatatatgtatatgtaacgCTTACACAATTATACTGACCTTCTAGTATCCATTTTATATCATTCTTCAACTGTTTGTTCATCTTTACTACATCTTTATACACCGCCATATCTATTAAGAAGACAGTATTAGAATATGACACAAATACAGTTATCCCTTTTAATCTGatacaatttgttttacataagTGATTTTTTATCAAGGCATTGCTCTACTTGTTTAGTATCAATCAGGTCGTGAGTAGATTTtaagtgtttttgttttggtaTTACAGAGTTTTTGTATGGTTGTTTGTCAAAGAGAGCGAATATACAATCATGGCAAAGCGATCAATTGAAAATCAGGTAGCATCAGACAAACAACTTTAATGTATGACAGTGCTTGTTATAGGAATTTTGTAACTTAAACGCACGTCTTGTGTACACAATTTTAACTCTGGTATTTTTTGATGAGCACGGTATTAACGATCATAAACCGGGTCAAACTCCTGTGCCACAAGGATCAATTAGTACCTAGTCCAAATATGCACTCACTGTGCtgctctgtttttttttattagcggTAAACACTCTGAAGCTGACCTTATGAGCCGAATATCTCTGCCTTTAGTCGGTTGCCTTAATGTACTTTTGTTCGTCAGTGTCAGTCTATTCGGAAAGACTCCATGTTTTCCTTTAATTGCCTTGTGTTAAATGTTGTCGTTATGTTGCATACGTTTTGATCGTAtgctcaaattttattttattgatccTTTCTCATTTTCAAAATCTCTTAACTTGGCGCTTTCgacaagatattttaaaattaaaaaaataaattaaaacataaaaatatcatATACTTACTTTTGAGTATAGATTGTGTATCTTTCTTAAGTTGTGTAACGTCTCTGTCTTCATTTTCATGCAGACATATTCCTATCAATTAAAGTAGTTATGATATTTCAATATGAAATCAATCTTAAAGCGTTTATTTTGATTTGAATAAAACGatggaaatttttttttagtattttgaatgttttttttctacatataaTACTTTGTAATCTAATTTAAACAACCTCCGTCAATGTAATTATAtttgtgacaattttttttaaagaagagcTTTTTGTTTGTCATATGACACCCTAAGTTTAATATATCAACGATTTAAAAAGCACTTTAAACGCAAGCCTTGAATATCAGATGGAAAATttaaagctcaaacatatcaaacgaattgaaaacactTGTCATATTTCCGACTTGGCATTCAAAATTGTAGGAATAGACCCCAAATCTaatctaattacatgtatgtcatgATGGATCAATTAagcgaaaataaaaacataaaatagtaatgtttttttttcttctgtcacGTGttttaagatgaaaaataaaacatcCGTATAGATGTTCAAAAATAAAGATTAACTTTAAAAATTAGAATATAGTTATATTTGCAAAGCAGAGGAGTTTCtgcatgtttcaggttgaaatattttttaaaagcgATAATCTTCTTGACATATATTTCTCCTCTTTGATCAGCagtatattatttaataaaaaaaatattgacgcaATGTTATTCAAACTTTGATAAAATCCATGATGCTTGAGTTGTACAATATGCATGCTTCACATTTGAATAAACATTAGAGGGTTTCTCGAAAGATGTACCACTAGTTATGAACATACAAAAGGATCCAAAAACGGTAATTGTACCTTGTAATTCGTGTAAAATATCATCAACTCTAGTCTTTTCCTCTGATTCTCTATATGTTCTCAAACCTGAAATTAAATTTGATATCTAAAAGTGTGTTTTGTAATTAAGTTATCTTTACGTGCCATGGATATGCCATAGCGGAAACGTTTTTAATCAATCCAAATCAGATTCGTTTACTTATGTAACTGCCTAATTTAAAATGTTATCAATATTTATTTcctttatatttttatctattattgaCCTGTTGCACCCATAACAAGAtaccttttaaaattatttttaatcattgttgTTAAATTTGTTAAGCCCTAGCAACAAATGTTCACATcaccttacatttttttttcatccgtCCAATTACAAATAAGCATTTACACATGTTGTAATACACCCCATACAAGTTATCGCACCCCCTGACGTTTCtaacatatgcatattttatcAAAGGCTGTCTTTGGTACTGAAGATAGAAAATAATTAACTTTCGATGCTTATAAATAGAAAGGATCCATCGCTTCTTCCCAAAAGACAAATACTGAAATAagcaaatgtaaaaaaacaagGCTTTGAGCTTAAGTAGTAAAAACAGTTACAAAAGCTAAATTTA
It contains:
- the LOC143053647 gene encoding fibrinogen-like protein A yields the protein MFKMFIVLSLLFVVTFSLESKDREGLRTYRESEEKTRVDDILHELQGICLHENEDRDVTQLKKDTQSILKNMAVYKDVVKMNKQLKNDIKWILEESRGEKEISRIVRLLKHEVKGICGMSSKDCTEIKKYKATSGVYQIFPKKTEGVKAYCDMDTDGGGWTIIQKRYDDSVNFQRNWTECENGFGNVNGEYWLGNKHVHRLTSSGTYELRINLTDKKNNKKYATYTTFVVGDAASQYKLTIGGYSGDAGDSLSYHNGMKFSTVDRDNDLHSLSCAKNEGPWWFKSCSNSSLNRPSRDHWYWHHISGHYVKTTVMMIRKIIKDIYISLV